A DNA window from Paenibacillus sp. HWE-109 contains the following coding sequences:
- a CDS encoding aldo/keto reductase, with the protein MNYLAKENRYTAMPYNRTGVSGLKLPPISFGLWHNFGGVDTFENSRAMARHAFDLGITHFDLANNYGPPAGSAEETFGQILKKDLQVYRDELIIATKAGYRMWDGPYGERGSRKNMLASLDQSLKRLGLDYVDIYYSHRFDAETPLEETMGALDQAVRQGKALYVGVSNYNAEQTEQAASLLKNLGTPFVIHQVHYSMFERRLEQGLQDVLAREGIGSIAYSPLARGLLTDRYLDNIPADSRAAGGSVFLRPEDITEDKIAKSRLLNKLAQERGQSLAQMALAWVLRKGFVTSALIGASKVKQLDDNVAALKQPNFTQDELILIDQILAG; encoded by the coding sequence ATGAACTATTTGGCTAAGGAAAATCGCTATACAGCAATGCCTTACAATCGAACTGGAGTAAGCGGACTTAAGCTGCCGCCAATCTCCTTTGGCTTGTGGCATAATTTTGGAGGCGTCGATACATTCGAGAACAGCAGAGCTATGGCCAGGCACGCATTTGATCTGGGTATAACGCACTTCGATCTTGCCAATAATTATGGACCTCCTGCAGGTTCGGCTGAAGAAACCTTCGGACAAATCTTGAAGAAGGATCTTCAGGTGTATCGCGATGAGCTGATCATTGCCACGAAAGCTGGCTATCGCATGTGGGACGGCCCTTATGGGGAGCGGGGCTCGCGTAAAAACATGCTTGCCAGCCTAGACCAAAGCTTGAAACGGTTAGGCTTGGACTATGTCGATATCTATTATTCGCATCGATTTGATGCCGAGACGCCTTTGGAAGAAACAATGGGTGCCTTGGATCAGGCTGTTCGGCAGGGCAAGGCGTTGTACGTTGGCGTTTCCAACTATAATGCCGAACAAACGGAGCAGGCGGCCTCCCTGTTAAAAAATCTTGGAACGCCTTTCGTCATTCACCAAGTCCACTATTCGATGTTCGAAAGACGCTTGGAACAAGGTCTGCAGGACGTGCTGGCCAGAGAGGGCATTGGATCGATCGCTTATAGTCCATTAGCCAGAGGGCTCCTGACGGATCGTTATTTGGACAACATTCCAGCCGATTCCAGGGCGGCCGGAGGGAGTGTATTCCTAAGACCTGAAGACATTACAGAAGATAAGATTGCGAAGTCGCGACTGCTCAATAAACTGGCTCAAGAGCGAGGGCAAAGTCTGGCTCAGATGGCTCTGGCTTGGGTTCTTCGTAAGGGGTTTGTCACTTCTGCATTAATAGGCGCAAGTAAAGTGAAACAATTAGATGATAATGTGGCTGCTTTGAAACAACCGAATTTTACCCAGGACGAATTGATTCTCATTGATCAAATTCTTGCAGGCTGA
- a CDS encoding glycoside hydrolase family 36 protein codes for MNKIISTDTHTFTLSGADHPFTVSLSAEKLQEGLDLITLRLKADTASTPAQLTLGWSHPACDIQGSWHPAQDRNRSFKADWMRTLRSNAAASAPVYALFNSVGRNRLTFAYSDALNTVYYSGAISEETADFHCKVQLFAETTAPFQEYEAKLLVDTRDIPYYACLQGVQEWWSAMPEYRPAFVPAAAREPMYSTWYSMHQNVTDTQIEEQCRIAKKLGMEAVIVDDGWQTEDNRRGYAYCGDWETFDGKFPAMKRHVDAVHAIGMKFILWYSVPFIGKHSKAWGRFQDKILRFNESHGAAVLDPRYPDVREYIIHKYEDAVREWGLDGFKLDFIDTFYSPELQLPSTVEGKDYESIPAAVDRLLTDTIDRLRELNPEIMIEFRQMYIGPAMRKYGNMFRASDCPNDSIQNRVRTLDIRLICGDTAAHADMIMWHPEEPVESAALQLINCLFAVPQVSVLLDKLPPAHLSMLTYWLSFWKENRELLLDGRIEPVHPELLYPLVRSVKGDRGIIVAHQDIIVPIDASVSQWIVVNGRRQDGLYLEVSDEIGAAKLVITDCSGDMVEELAVLLTSGIHQLAIPASGVATITL; via the coding sequence TTGAACAAGATCATTTCTACAGATACACACACTTTTACACTGTCGGGGGCAGATCATCCATTTACGGTCTCTCTCTCTGCTGAAAAGCTTCAGGAAGGTCTCGATCTTATTACGCTGCGATTGAAAGCTGACACTGCCTCGACGCCTGCTCAACTTACACTAGGGTGGTCGCATCCTGCTTGTGATATTCAGGGAAGCTGGCATCCTGCCCAAGATCGGAATAGAAGCTTTAAGGCTGACTGGATGCGCACTTTGCGTTCCAACGCGGCAGCCTCAGCTCCTGTCTATGCTCTATTCAACAGTGTAGGTCGCAATAGGCTAACATTCGCTTATTCGGATGCTCTGAACACGGTTTACTACTCGGGAGCCATCAGCGAGGAAACAGCGGACTTTCATTGCAAGGTCCAATTGTTTGCCGAAACGACAGCGCCTTTCCAGGAATATGAAGCTAAGCTGCTCGTCGATACCAGAGATATTCCTTACTATGCATGCTTGCAAGGCGTACAGGAGTGGTGGAGTGCCATGCCTGAATACCGTCCGGCATTCGTTCCGGCAGCGGCTAGAGAGCCCATGTATTCGACTTGGTACAGCATGCATCAGAATGTAACAGATACACAGATTGAAGAGCAGTGCCGAATTGCCAAAAAGTTAGGGATGGAGGCCGTCATCGTTGACGATGGCTGGCAGACGGAAGACAACCGCAGGGGGTATGCGTACTGTGGCGATTGGGAGACTTTCGATGGCAAATTCCCCGCTATGAAGCGGCATGTGGACGCTGTTCATGCCATAGGCATGAAATTTATCCTCTGGTATTCAGTTCCCTTTATCGGTAAGCACAGCAAGGCGTGGGGGCGGTTCCAAGATAAGATTCTGCGATTTAATGAGAGTCATGGGGCTGCGGTGCTCGATCCGAGATACCCGGATGTCCGGGAATATATTATTCACAAATATGAAGATGCGGTGAGGGAATGGGGCTTGGACGGATTCAAGCTTGACTTCATCGACACCTTCTATTCGCCAGAGCTTCAGCTTCCCTCTACGGTAGAAGGGAAGGATTATGAGTCGATACCGGCGGCGGTTGATCGGCTTTTGACGGATACGATCGATAGGCTAAGAGAATTGAACCCGGAAATTATGATTGAATTCCGCCAAATGTACATCGGCCCGGCTATGCGTAAGTACGGGAATATGTTCCGAGCCTCGGATTGTCCGAATGACAGCATTCAGAACCGTGTGCGAACACTTGATATCCGTTTGATCTGCGGAGATACAGCGGCCCATGCGGATATGATCATGTGGCATCCGGAGGAGCCAGTGGAAAGTGCGGCGCTTCAGTTGATTAACTGTCTGTTCGCAGTGCCTCAGGTGTCCGTCCTGCTGGATAAGCTGCCGCCTGCTCATTTGTCGATGCTCACCTACTGGCTTAGCTTCTGGAAAGAAAATCGCGAGCTGCTCTTGGACGGCCGCATTGAGCCGGTGCATCCGGAACTGCTGTATCCGCTTGTTCGCTCGGTGAAAGGAGATAGAGGGATTATCGTCGCTCATCAGGACATTATTGTGCCTATAGACGCGTCAGTGTCCCAGTGGATCGTGGTCAACGGCAGAAGGCAAGACGGCCTCTATCTGGAGGTGTCTGATGAAATTGGAGCCGCCAAGTTGGTCATAACAGACTGCTCAGGAGACATGGTGGAAGAGCTGGCTGTTCTGTTGACGAGCGGGATTCATCAATTGGCGATTCCGGCGTCGGGTGTTGCGACTATTACTTTGTAA
- a CDS encoding cupin domain-containing protein: protein MKKLRLSDLQNKTSGHILQDVLPGDYLSSGGLSFAKRGERSHTNDGPDGRDYHVHGDCEAFIIMQGSGTLEINGEHMPVTTGDIFIVEPGEDHHLNSSEDDPIVTVWCHAGMNRHKNQQQGE, encoded by the coding sequence ATGAAAAAACTGCGTTTAAGCGATTTGCAGAATAAGACGAGCGGGCATATTTTGCAGGATGTTTTACCAGGTGATTATTTATCTTCAGGCGGTCTTTCTTTCGCGAAACGAGGAGAGCGCAGCCACACCAATGATGGGCCGGACGGAAGGGATTATCATGTTCATGGCGATTGTGAAGCCTTTATCATCATGCAGGGAAGCGGCACGCTGGAGATAAATGGGGAGCATATGCCGGTCACAACCGGAGATATCTTCATTGTTGAACCTGGGGAAGATCATCACCTTAATTCGAGTGAGGATGATCCGATTGTGACCGTGTGGTGCCATGCAGGCATGAACCGCCATAAGAATCAGCAACAGGGGGAATAG
- a CDS encoding alpha-galactosidase yields the protein MGIVYNTDSQTFHLQGKSSSYIMQLMKSKYLAHVHWGRGVRDSNLGSLLAIRRRCSFSPSTDPDDLMISLDTMPQEFPTYGGSDYRVPAYQVQLDNGTTVSELIYESHRIYAGKPQLEGLPATYVEEDSEAESLDIVLVDETIGLKAILTYTVFRDFDAVTRSVRFVNGGDRPIKLLRALSLGIDFARADFDLLHLSGAWARERHIERRPLATGGSVIESRRGSSGHSLNPFMALLSKATDEDHGDAYGFSLVYSGSFVMQAEVDPYSTTRVVMGINSFDFSWLLEPGQAFQTPEAVLVYSAEGIGGMSRTYHKLYRTRLCRGEFRDRQRPILINNWEATYFNFKADTIEKLAKVGKELGLELLVLDDGWFGKRDDDTSSLGDWFVDRNKLPEGMPDLANRVNQQGLEFGLWFEPEMVSPDSELYRAHPDWCLHVPNRRRTEGRKQLILDYSRKDVRDYIVTVMTEILASSPIAYVKWDMNRNMTEIGSALLSPERQRETAHRYMLGLYEVMERMTSAFPQVLFESCSGGGGRFDPGMLYYMPQTWTSDNTDAVERLKIQYGTSIVYPISSMGAHVSAVPNHQVHRTTPLDMRGDVAMSGNLGYELDLTLMTEEEKEAVKRQVALYRELRPLIQFGEFYRLSSPFQGVDAAWMFVSADRKEALVAYFQVLGEANAPLKKLLLKGLEAGSNYQVFDAYAPEELLESLGGDALMHIGLKLPIWKGDFRSRLYRLKVEE from the coding sequence ATGGGAATTGTCTATAATACGGATTCGCAAACCTTCCATCTTCAAGGGAAGTCATCCAGTTATATCATGCAGCTCATGAAGTCGAAGTACCTCGCCCATGTTCATTGGGGACGCGGCGTACGAGACAGCAATCTGGGAAGCTTGCTCGCGATACGACGTCGCTGCTCCTTCTCGCCATCGACAGATCCGGACGATCTGATGATCTCGCTGGACACGATGCCGCAGGAATTTCCAACTTATGGAGGTAGCGATTATCGTGTTCCAGCCTATCAGGTTCAACTGGATAATGGGACGACAGTCAGCGAATTGATTTATGAGTCCCATCGGATTTATGCGGGCAAACCGCAGCTGGAGGGCTTGCCGGCTACCTATGTGGAAGAGGACAGCGAAGCGGAGAGCCTCGACATCGTCCTGGTCGATGAAACGATTGGCTTGAAGGCGATTCTCACGTATACCGTATTTCGTGATTTCGATGCGGTGACCCGTTCTGTGCGATTCGTGAATGGTGGTGATCGTCCGATAAAACTTCTTCGCGCGTTAAGCTTAGGAATCGATTTCGCCCGCGCGGACTTCGATCTGCTGCACCTGTCAGGTGCCTGGGCACGTGAGCGCCATATCGAAAGACGCCCGCTTGCAACAGGCGGCTCTGTGATCGAGAGCCGCAGGGGGAGCAGCGGTCATTCGCTCAACCCATTCATGGCTCTGTTGTCAAAGGCGACGGATGAAGATCACGGAGATGCCTACGGCTTCAGTCTTGTGTATAGCGGCAGCTTCGTTATGCAAGCGGAAGTAGACCCCTACAGTACCACTCGCGTTGTTATGGGGATCAACTCATTTGATTTCTCCTGGCTCCTGGAGCCGGGGCAAGCGTTCCAAACGCCGGAGGCTGTGCTCGTTTATTCAGCAGAAGGCATCGGCGGGATGTCACGCACGTATCACAAGCTGTATCGCACACGCTTATGCCGTGGCGAGTTTCGCGATCGTCAGAGGCCGATTCTCATCAACAACTGGGAAGCCACATACTTCAACTTCAAGGCGGATACGATTGAGAAGCTTGCCAAGGTCGGAAAGGAGCTCGGTCTAGAGCTTCTGGTGCTGGACGATGGCTGGTTCGGCAAGCGAGACGATGATACAAGCTCGCTTGGCGACTGGTTCGTTGATCGAAACAAGCTGCCGGAGGGGATGCCGGATTTGGCAAACCGAGTGAATCAGCAAGGGTTGGAATTCGGCTTGTGGTTCGAGCCGGAGATGGTATCTCCGGATAGCGAGCTGTATCGTGCTCATCCCGACTGGTGTTTGCACGTGCCTAATCGGCGCAGGACCGAAGGGAGAAAGCAGCTTATTCTTGATTATTCCCGTAAAGATGTGCGGGATTACATCGTAACTGTCATGACAGAGATTCTGGCAAGCAGCCCTATTGCTTATGTCAAATGGGATATGAACCGGAATATGACGGAAATCGGCTCCGCCCTGCTGTCGCCGGAGCGGCAGCGGGAGACGGCGCATCGCTACATGCTCGGGCTGTACGAGGTGATGGAGCGCATGACCTCTGCATTCCCGCAGGTGCTGTTCGAAAGCTGCTCCGGTGGTGGCGGACGGTTCGATCCAGGCATGCTTTACTATATGCCGCAGACGTGGACCAGCGATAATACGGATGCGGTAGAGCGCTTGAAGATTCAATACGGAACAAGCATCGTATATCCGATCAGTTCAATGGGCGCGCATGTTTCCGCGGTGCCTAATCATCAAGTGCATCGCACGACGCCGCTGGATATGCGGGGAGATGTTGCGATGTCAGGCAATTTGGGCTATGAGCTGGATTTGACCCTCATGACGGAAGAGGAAAAGGAAGCCGTGAAGCGGCAGGTCGCGCTCTACAGAGAACTGCGCCCGTTGATCCAATTCGGAGAGTTTTACCGACTAAGCAGCCCTTTTCAAGGTGTTGATGCCGCCTGGATGTTCGTTTCAGCAGATCGCAAGGAAGCGTTGGTCGCTTATTTCCAAGTGCTGGGTGAAGCCAACGCGCCACTTAAGAAGCTGCTGCTAAAGGGCTTGGAGGCGGGAAGCAATTATCAGGTGTTCGATGCTTATGCTCCGGAAGAGTTGTTGGAAAGCTTAGGTGGCGATGCCTTGATGCATATAGGTCTTAAATTGCCAATCTGGAAAGGTGACTTCCGGAGCCGCCTTTACCGTTTGAAAGTGGAGGAATGA